One genomic window of Hydra vulgaris chromosome 03, alternate assembly HydraT2T_AEP includes the following:
- the LOC136078646 gene encoding histone-lysine N-methyltransferase SETMAR-like gives MATQPTIIRSCLLYEFKLGRNATQAAKNICTAFGEGTVIERTAQKWFQRFSSGDESIEDLPRSGRPLLVDEDELKDAVESDSSQTCQELAVRFAVSVETIRLHLHAIGKAWKLSRWVPHKLSIDNKKQRLTICTSLLSRHNVEPFLDRLLTCDEKWIVYNNIKRCYHWLSPDDPIPKTPKPNLHERKVLLCIWWTTAGVVHYELLPTGQTITGLVYSAQL, from the coding sequence ATGGCAACCCAACCAACGATTATTCGATCTTGCTTACTTTACGAGTTCAAACTTGGAAGGAATGCAACACAAGCGGCCAAAAACATCTGCACAGCATTTGGAGAAGGTACAGTAATTGAACGCACAGCACAGAAGTGGTTTCAGCGATTCTCTTCGGGAGATGAGTCCATCGAAGACCTGCCGCGTTCTGGACGCCCATTGTTGGTTGATGAGGATGAACTGAAGGACGCTGTCGAGTCTGACTCCAGCCAAACTTGCCAAGAACTTGCAGTGAGGTTTGCTGTGAGTGTTGAAACCATCCGCCTGCATCTGCATGCGATTGGGAAAGCGTGGAAGCTGAGTCGGTGGGTTCCGCACAAATTGTCAATCGACAACAAGAAGCAACGGCTTACGATCTGCACATCACTCTTATCACGCCACAATGTTGAGCCTTTTCTTGATCGTTTATTGACATGCGACGAAAAATGGATTGTGTACAACAATATCAAGCGTTGCTACCATTGGTTGTCCCCCGATGACCCCATCCCAAAGACACCCAAGCCTAATCTCCACGAGCGGAAGGTTTTGCTCTGCATTTGGTGGACTACAGCTGGTGTGGTGCATTACGAGCTGCTCCCAACAGGCCAAACCATTACTGGACTGGTCTACTCAGCACAGCTGTAA